Sequence from the Fundulus heteroclitus isolate FHET01 chromosome 7, MU-UCD_Fhet_4.1, whole genome shotgun sequence genome:
TTCACAGCCACACAGTTCACTATAAATGCTGACCTACTAAAAGATCAACTAAGAAGCCATGGTTAGCTGGAGGAGTATTAAATGAAGGCGGGTTGGGATAAAATGGGGATGGGAGGGACAGATCGGCTGGGAGCTGGAACTTACCTCTCGTGTTGATGTTTTATGAAGCGAGTAGACCGCTGTATTCGCCATGGTTAAAGCGGCGCGGAGGAACTTCATGTCCATTCCTTgaacaaacagtaaaacatcCAATTACTTCTACCCAAACAAGAACACCATGAACTGACCTCTCAGATTCCTACAGACCACGCTGTCAAAAATGCAACATAAAAGCTGTGTCGAATGAAAACATCTAGCGCAGTGAGGCTGAATATCTTAATGGCAAGCCAAGCAGGAAGGTCTATGCTTTATCTATAGATATGTAAATATAGATATAGGTAAAATGGCCAAGAAATGTTGCATTCTAAATAGTCCCATTAATATTTAGCAAATTAATATTCTGTCCTTTGCAACATGATTGCGCAGCCGTAACAGAACTGTAATCTGACAATAAAAGGGGAGGACTTTAAGGTTTGTCTCAAGGACAGTCAATTTCCTATTATACATGCTTTATATTACACAGTTTTTAACGCGATGGAAGGTTTTTCCACAACATGGAGTcaaataaatatcttatttGTAAAGGAATCagaaatcttaatttattactgGTTTGTCACACAGCAGTTACTCAATGCACAGATCTGGGTGTGGGTAGAGGAATTTAACTAATCTCTAGTTAAATTCAAACTACTTAATTACAGCTTTTTCTAATATAGCTAAGTAAGTTTAGAATCCTACTTAAAATAGGagttattaatagaaaacagGTTTTTGTATTGGCTGTAGTTATCTTTGTCCGATATTAAAATACTTTggattgccaaaaaaaaaaaaaagaaaaagctataGGGAAAGCCAACACTTTACACAGCACTGTACATTAGGATCACACTAGCCGGAGTTAAACCAAATACATTTCTGATCAATAAAAGCACCATCCCCTCTCAGCAGCCTATTTATCACGTTAAACTCGCCTTGGTTGTGTTTTGTACCAAACGGTGGATTCATTATGACGGTGTCAAACTTTTGGGCATAAGCCTCAGCTTCCAGGTGGCACAAATCACACTGGAGCAGGTCCACGTTGGAGAGCTCAAACTCCTCAGCGTTCCTCCTGAATATCTCCAGCGCGTCCTCGTCGACGTCGAAGCCGACGCACAGActgcagagaacacagggatgTGAAAGCTGCTCGCCGACAACGACTCTGTCCCGGGGGGCGGGCAGGATAGTTGTCTCACCCTGCGTCCAGCATGGAAGCCCCGATGCTGAGGACCCCGCAGCCGCAGCCCAGGTCTGCCACCAGTTTGCCCTCGATGTCGTCAAACGTGTTGTGGATGGTGTAAAGCATGCATGCTGCGGGGACAGAGGGCAGCGCTTTGTtggtattttatatatttatttatgttaaatgcGCATTTTCTCGGATGCTCACCTGCGATGTGAGGGCTGGTCGGATACTGCTCCAGGAGGATCTTCGGCTCCTCGAACGTGTCCACCTGCTGCAGGCAGCTTTCCAGctccttcagcttcatttcGCCCCGCTGGGATTTCTCCGCAGCAGAGTACCAACGCACAGAAAGAacattaaataatatatttaacaaTTATTCATAGCGAACGTCAGCGTTTAGTGTAAACTTGACATTTCCTTCTCGCATTGGCCTGCCTGCATGGACCAAAACAGGAATcggtcttcttctttttctcctgGTTTGGGTAGTGTTGACTGTTGAGGCAACGACGCCTTCTACCGCCCCCTAGAGGTGGGAAATGAAACCACGGCCCGATTTAActtctttttcttgttgttaaccctaaccctaaggaaagaaaagaaactattcaaaaaatattcatacatattcaataaattaaaatagaatattattgaaaagttcatttatttcagaaactcACTTCagtaagtgaaacacattatctAGATTAACAGACtggtgatgttttaaagcctttatgatagatagatagatagatagatagatagatagatagatagatagatagatagatagatagatagatagatagatagatagatagatagatagatagatagatagatatctttattgtcattttgtatgcacaaagtgtgtacagaatgaaattttgtttgcatacagcttgaaaaaagtcACTCTGTTAattatgaccccccccccccacacacacacacacatccagctAATTTAACACTAGAATATTGcaacatcagaccaataaaaatatattttcatgcaGAAACGGGGGCTTAATGAATAGTATGTTTAATactgtcttaaatgttttaatctgacaaacaagcctttAAAATTGCATGTTTCTAATGTATTAATTATAACTGTAAATCTTTGATAAGAGACTAAATTACATACCTTTACATCTTATCTTAACCATAATGTTATTTGTATaaagtttttccttcctttcctaaTTAAGCTTTTCTGGTTCAGTGCTTCttgaaatcttaaaaaaaaaaaaaaaagacactaaCATATTTATATAGTTATACCTACTTACTGTCTATGATGTGAATGCGGTAACTGAAGTCAAATCTCTTGACCGTGCACACAATCGTggcaaaaataaagcagattctGATTCTCCTTTTCATTTA
This genomic interval carries:
- the mettl5 gene encoding rRNA N6-adenosine-methyltransferase METTL5, which translates into the protein MKLKELESCLQQVDTFEEPKILLEQYPTSPHIAACMLYTIHNTFDDIEGKLVADLGCGCGVLSIGASMLDAGLCVGFDVDEDALEIFRRNAEEFELSNVDLLQCDLCHLEAEAYAQKFDTVIMNPPFGTKHNQGMDMKFLRAALTMANTAVYSLHKTSTREHIQKKATDWGVKMEVIAELRYDLPASYRFHKKKSVDIQVDFLRFSKA